Within Candidatus Eisenbacteria bacterium, the genomic segment CGATCGCCGGCTTCCTCGGAGTCGAGGTCCCGGAGGTGGAACGGGCCACCGACCGGAACGCGATCGACCTCTTCCGCCTCTCGTGATGATCCACTCATCGGGGGAGGAGAGACGCTGGCTGCGCCGCCACGGGATCGCGCCCCGGAAGCGGCTGGGGCAGAACTTCCTCGTGCGGCCCGACGTTGCCGGTCGTCTCGCGGAGAGGATGCCGATCGGCGAACGGACCGAGGTCGTCGAGATCGGCGCGGGAGGCGGCGCGCTCACGCGCGCGCTCCTGGAGAGGGGGGCGACCGTCCACGCGGTCGAGATCGATCTCCGGCTCGTCTCCCTCTTGGAAGATCGATTCCGAGTCCCCATCTCGGAAGGAAGGCTGCGGCTCCACGCCGGGAAC encodes:
- a CDS encoding 16S rRNA (adenine(1518)-N(6)/adenine(1519)-N(6))-dimethyltransferase RsmA, coding for MIHSSGEERRWLRRHGIAPRKRLGQNFLVRPDVAGRLAERMPIGERTEVVEIGAGGGALTRALLERGATVHAVEIDLRLVSLLEDRFRVPISEGRLRLHAGNILDLDPASLARKPGGRLYAAGNLPYAITTPILLWLLGARSRLDGAAVLVQREVADRLASAPGDPAYGSLTVWISYHAGVGKLAGVRRGSFWPVPSVDSTL